From Hydra vulgaris chromosome 15, alternate assembly HydraT2T_AEP, one genomic window encodes:
- the LOC136091423 gene encoding uncharacterized protein LOC136091423 translates to MFSITSPENKFCLSKVESNYCDVDDIAFKNSLYSSIDTLTSTKDFLYEWLLKYCIKDDALNALLFHLNKFTPSIPKCWQTLQKSLQKVNVLYVSGGDYIYLGVKSAIDYYISTVGNKEKLDLIVSIDGAPMCNSKKTSIWPILVTINRKGSYAVAIWHGQGKPNNLDECFEDFILEMKKLQTNGYKQLLVTIKAFVCDASARAFVKCIIGHSGYHSCERCMAVGTQKHGVRLLETTTLLCTDMAFKNNFYKEGHQLESLSPLVQLNFPMVTEFPLDYMHLVCLGVVKKLLINWCKGPRCIRISQSVKDSISNELINLRSYTPSNFQHRPRSLNELEKWKATEFRLFCFMLDLLF, encoded by the coding sequence ATGTTTTCAATCACTTCGccagaaaataaattttgtttaagtaaaGTTGAATCTAATTATTGTGATGTTGACGacattgcatttaaaaatagtttatacaGTAGTATTGATACTCTAACttcaacaaaagattttttatatgagTGGTTATTAAAATACTGTATAAAAGATGATGCTTTAAATGCACTTTTATttcacttaaataaatttactccaTCTATACCAAAATGCTGGCAGACATTACAAAAATCTCttcaaaaagttaatgttttatatGTCAGTGGAGGCGATTATATATATCTTGGAGTTAAAAGTGCAATTGATTATTACATATCAACAGTTGGAAATAAGGAGAAGCTTGATCTAATTGTAAGTATTGATGGTGCACCTATGTGCAATAGTAAAAAGACTTCCATTTGGCCTATACTAGTTACAATTAACAGAAAAGGATCCTATGCTGTTGCAATTTGGCATGGTCAGGGAAAACCAAACAATTTGGATGAGTGCTTTGAAGATTTTATTcttgaaatgaaaaaattgcaAACTAATGGGTATAAACAGCTGCTGGTGACTATTAAAGCTTTTGTTTGTGATGCGTCTGCAAGAGCATTTGTTAAATGCATTATAGGGCATAGTGGCTATCATAGCTGTGAAAGATGTATGGCAGTTGGCACACAAAAACATGGCGTAAGATTATTGGAAACGACTACTTTACTTTGTACTGACAtggcttttaaaaataatttttataaagaaggtCACCAGCTTGAGAGTCTTTCTCCACTTGTTCAGTTAAATTTCCCAATGGTAACTGAATTCCCATTAGACTATATGCACCTTGTATGTCTTGGGGTAGTTAAAAAACTTCTAATAAACTGGTGTAAAGGTCCCCGATGTATTAGAATAAGTCAATCTGTTAAAGACAGTATTTCAAATGAACTCATAAATTTACGAAGTTATACACCATCCAATTTTCAACATAGACCACGCTCTTTAAATGAACTTGAGAAGTGGAAAGCAACAGAGTTTCGATTATTCTGCTTTATGCTGGACCTGTtgttttaa
- the LOC136091992 gene encoding uncharacterized protein LOC136091992: MNLRKNNQDWLIGYPESNKLSSFSRLPTKKHVLGRYSHLHFYSKGDTSARDIFKLVLGELKEVWEKAGVPVRSDNSCLSLLTKLFVEMVKIKKIDHASRDVKAGKEKIVTFCNELEKLCDISAVNAYEQLIVSRRPKWKEDWAFYEDQKSSRKYHMTGSIDLGVSKFLERREDRLSIDFRRSSTEDQKSSAFDVNEIVESADEEDQKDTEFTPLPLKKRKVPLTNSLEISSKKLSEVTASVADRCCLSVRQQLLFQSTIICKSGGKLNEISMSVSTVHRQRQNARKNIVLSIKADWEINKPKKAISHWDSKLFHLDIAHNEERVAVLISGSLNGPKLIGVPLIKDSTGKTQCDEVVKLAQL; the protein is encoded by the exons ATGAAcctaagaaaaaataatcaagattGGTTAATTGGTTACCCTGAAtccaataaattatcaagtttcaGTCGTCTaccaacaaaaaaacatgttttgggTAGATACtctcatttacatttttattcaaaaggcGACACTTCTGCAagagatatttttaaacttgttcttGGTGAGCTTAAGGAAGTTTGGGAAAAAGCTGGAGTACCAGTTCGTTCAGATAACTCTTGTCTTTCATTGCTTACCAAATTGTTTGTGGAAatggtgaaaataaaaaaaattgatcacgCAAGTCGAGATGTTAAAgctggaaaagaaaaaattgtcacATTTTGTAATGAACTTGAGAAACTTTGCGACATTTCAGCAGTAAATGCATATGAACAGTTAATAGTATCACGTAGACCAAAATGGAAAGAAGATTGGGCATTTTATGAAGATCAAAAGAGTAGCAGAAAGTATCATATGACAGGTAGCATCGATCTAggtgtttcaaaatttttagaacGTCGAGAAGATAGACTAAGCATAGATTTTCGGAGAAGTTCAACCGAAGATCAAAAATCGAGTGCCTTTGATGTCAATGAAATAGTTGAAAGTGCTGACGAAGAAGATCAAAAAGATACAGAGTTTACTCCTTTACCACTAAAGAAAAGAAAGGTGCCTTTAACAAATTCACTAGAGATATCATCAAAGAAGCTCTCAGAAGTAACGGCATCTGTGGCTGATCGATGTTGTTTATCAGTTCGCCAACAACTTCTATTTCAATCCACTATCATCTGCAAAAGCGGAGGCAAACTTAATGAAATTTCTATGTCAGTATCAACTGTGCATCGTCAAAGACAAAATGCGCGAAAGAATATTGTTCTGTCaattaaagctgactgggagaTAAACAAACCTAAAAAGGCCATTTCGCACTGGGATTCGAAGCTTTTTCATTTAGACATAGCTCATAATGAAGAACGTGTAGCAGTTCTTATTAGCGGATCTCTTAACGg GCCGAAACTTATTGGTGTACCTTTGATTAAAGATTCGACAGGTAAAACTCAATGTGACGAGGTCGTGAAACTTGCGCAACTTTAA
- the LOC136092373 gene encoding uncharacterized protein LOC136092373 — protein sequence MDSYSKVASLLEEASILLRTNQSTNISRPQSELTITSTLQRARGMLNESGSSGIFRRLNRNDRLRSSAPYSSNIGNHIGNQNKSKKMTKTLEFALISSTENDEEQFLKWDSVIANGILIINEFDSEQIIREKIKELLHEKFPLLGSDEFDFVKVSRKKISKLNKCSNIDYSYDVVKKLAGQGLLYLQLKERCNDHQMIIPTEVIEIPSASFVSKSSQLIDQEDVNEVDIQEIKELTSASFVAKGSVDKNIYIEIDFENQKIKEIKENNLQDPIEILKFLQKTMIKGRVQDIENIDENTDKDSETNFICIDRQNILMSTFAELESVENFLITFEVDFMGELAKDYGGPRREWIRERNRMIKERLFDSGLRELFAEEYYFVGLLIGIALFQGGQLPTYLPDSIIIKITENTADICISNIHKGLNKFNLIRFFKEFPQLLELLRPSKVQFTAKMLLKLLKPKFSSEGSTALVKEKEIYSMFVKYVKEVASGRRECVSLANILSFVTGASEEPLLGFALQPSVEFIPTIEADEKDQKTHKAYMSIPTAHTCSNCLVFRVVRFYASLQLITTFLMFMTWHLLITFSEQYDFAICLMIFLHVHI from the exons ATGGATAGTTATAGCAAAGTTGCATCTTTGTTAGAGGAAGCTTCTATTCTTCTTCGCACAAATCAAAGCACAAATATCAGCAGGCCACAATCGGAACTCACAATAACCTCCACATTACAAAGAGCTAGAGGAATGCTTAATGAAAGTGGTTCATCGGGTATTTTTAGGCGCCTTAATAGAAACGATAGATTAAGGTCGTCAGCACCATACAGTAGCAATATAGGCAACCACATAGGcaatcaaaataaatcaaagaaaatgACAAAAACATTAGAATTTGCACTAATTTCATCTACAGAAAATGATGAAGAACAATTCCTAAAATGGGATTCTGTAATTGCAAATGGAATTTTGATTATCAATGAATTCGATAGTGAACAAATAATAAGAGAGAAAATAAAGGAGTTGTTGCATGAAAAATTTCCTTTGCTGGGTTCAGATGaatttgattttgttaaagtatcacgaaaaaaaatatcaaagttaaataaatgCTCAAATATTGATTACTCATAtgatgttgtaaaaaaactagCTGGACAAGGGCTTTTATATTTACAGCTAAAAGAACGATGCAATGATCATCAAATGATCATTCCAACGGAAGTTATTGAAATTCCATCAGCTTCATTTGTATCAAAAAGTTCACAACTAATAGATCAAGAAGATGTTAATGAAGTTGATATACAGGAAATAAAAGAACTTACATCAGCTTCATTTGTAGCAAAAGGTTcagttgataaaaatatatatattgaaattgattttgaaaaccaaaaaattaaggaaattaaagaaaataatcttCAGGATCcaatagaaattttaaagtttcttcaAAAAACAATGATCAAGGGCAGAGTTCAAGATATAGAAAACATTGATGAAAACACGGATAAAGATTCTGAGACAAACTTTATTTGTATCGAtcgacaaaatattttaatgtcaaCATTTGCTGAATTAGAATccgttgaaaattttttaattacatttgaaGTTGACTTTATGGGAGAACTAGCTAAGGATTATGGTGGTCCAAGGAGAGAGTGGATACGAGAACGCAATAGAATGATTAAAGAGAGATTATTTGATAGTGGTTTGAGAGAACTCTTTGCTGAGGAATATTACTTTGTAGGTTTGTTAATTGGTATTGCACTCTTTCAAGGAGGGCAGCTACCAACATATTTACCAGACAGCATCATTATTAAGATCACCGAAAATACAGCAGATATTTGTATATCTAATATACACAAAggtttaaacaagtttaatttgATAAGGTTTTTCAAAGAGTTTCCACAATTACTTGAATTATTAAGACCTTCAAAAGTACAATTCACAgcaaaaatgcttttaaaattattgaagcCAAAATTTTCATCAGAAGGGTCGACAgctttagttaaagaaaaagagattTATTCTATGTTTGTGAAATATGTCAAAgag gttGCCAGTGGTAGAAGAGAGTGTGTTTCATTGGCAAATATTCTTTCTTTCGTCACTGGAGCTTCAGAAGAGCCTCTACTTGGGTTTGCATTGCAACCATCTGTTGAATTTATTCCTACTATTGAAGCTGATGAAAAA GATCAGAAGACACATAAAGCATATATGTCTATACCAACTGCACATACTTGCTCTAATTGTTTAGTTTTCCGCGTGGTTCGCTTTTATGCAAGCTTACAGCTAATAACGACCTTTTTGATGTTTATGACATGGCAtttactaataactttttcGGAACAATATGATTTTGCAATATGTTTGATGATATTTTTACATGTTCATATATGA